From the Leishmania panamensis strain MHOM/PA/94/PSC-1 chromosome 31 sequence genome, one window contains:
- a CDS encoding hypothetical protein (TriTrypDB/GeneDB-style sysID: LpmP.31.0660) has protein sequence MPPPLPGTRLSLTNATPTRLSKRLSRASSIRSIQFNSEPGSRVTSPNPKARLKLFNSAPVEKAEEPTQPASDSSITFFEQGAESTEFGFSLPVQSGTVKHTVGAGDRNSVGTEDSLAFQIEDDSNLMQNHSIPVRRDGRSASVAESGGGDLGDNESISFMVDDDADDEDQQEQGTLSRPAKRDIGRPNASPLQRSHLAHSCPSPRLPNAGIRADTANTRNESTVDRTDALPCDGGNQAPVAHKRSALRSLTPTSSLIPDGLTRSPNAALEKTVGIDGLDTSGEAGMAAVPSSASSQLTKKAIVMKHLQQQQKHHSRLPQPRKSAATHALGDAERLPLRRATHPPLYQPTAVSTPLDAQAVETPSVSLAGGSKKDRSTSLSSRSSSRGKDAQALLLLHPPHPERQHHQICRSKESVTSQATGESPNQQLVTEKGSTGSTDPLPTPLFTGHRSPTSREVASAAASGLQSSKMAFPPPPGQGPPKNILQGYLANQEVENQYYRHYQHLNSNAHPLLAGDRANPAMHNERSVHQQMYALEEWGEPVAGTFGEAEQWRQFNERQRAELLELRKRIAIARRQDCTLLESSPSWETEALMPTPNSRCLAPQQTPMRGRYSSMGPRSQVAHRQPAVHGKEVKSGGEQSGPSIGAYGTPLYTGHPGRGQTSVKVAYAPTTLPKPSPCLPRWPGPTMSPPSPDPCATSATYKASPDRIVQSAAAASVADLLGILWPPRTSATKPPRHPSQVIDAFLCENDIPAMNLYFSNGSRLTPEQVVRFLDLVRVQLSMEFRTTTASQSRMSLVGTAGTPFPARIRQQAAPSRFAAFAKSADHIAYVDPAEHYAFRRLIPHSSSLTRNGRAAPLSAKLAALLPKKAVRRSRVLREVFDVMDLKRQGNILLDLLPSLARLFEVELTTIEHARESLLRGNAVPLQSLLESAVESRHQCAVSWNGARGSVAAGAQRDLDAVAGGPLDYAGLPRDMRVNIKYLTHRLLLLSFALNVVIPIVSASRIPLLDFSAFCMIVYAAVDNVDHPTGSPQEEWRQVVQQYFIALAA, from the coding sequence ATGCCGCCCCCGCTCCCCGGGACTCGGTTGAGCCTCACAAATGCAACACCTACCAGGCTCTCAAAGCGACTGAGCCGCGCCTCTAGCATCAGGTCCATTCAATTCAACTCAGAGCCGGGCAGTCGGGTTACATCTCCCAATCCCAAGGCTCGCCTGAAGCTTTTCAATTCAGCGCCcgtggagaaggcggaggagccaACCCAACCGGCCTCCgacagcagcatcacctTCTTCGAGCAGGGCGCGGAGAGCACAGAGTTCGGGTTCTCCCTGCCTGTGCAGTCAGGGACGGTGAAGCACACCGTGGGAGCTGGAGATCGGAACTCAGTGGGCACCGAAGACAGTCTTGCCTTTCAAATCGAGGACGACAGCAACTTGATGCAGAACCACAGCATTCCGGTCAGGCGTGATGGCCGCTCTGCCTCGGTCGCAGAGAGCGGCGGGGGTGACTTGGGGGATAACGAGAGCATCTCCTTCATggtcgacgacgacgcggatGACGAGGACCAGCAAGAGCAGGGGACCCTTTCGCGCCCTGCGAAGCGGGATATCGGGAGGCCAAATGCGTCGCCGTTGCAGCGCTCTCACTTGGCGCATAGTTGCCCATCACCGCGGCTGCCGAACGCAGGCATTCGCGCTGACACGGCGAACACACGCAACGAGAGCACTGTGGATCGCACCGACGCACTGCCTTGCGACGGAGGGAATCAGGCGCCCGTTGCACACAAGCGATCGGCTTTGAGAAGCCTAACTCCTACATCGTCGCTAATTCCGGATGGCCTCACCCGCAGCCCCAACGCGGCACTGGAGAAAACGGTGGGCATTGATGGTTTGGACACCTCTGGCGAGGCTGGCATGGCAGCAGTACCTTCATCGGCGAGCTCGCAGCTGACCAAGAAAGCGATTGTGATgaagcacctccagcagcagcaaaagcATCACTCGCGTCTGCCCCAACCGCGCAAGAGTGCcgccacacacgccctcGGAGACGCAGAACGGCTTCCCCTACGCAGGGCTACGCACCCGCCGCTGTATCAACCGACAGCGGTCTCTACCCCTCTCGATGCACAGGCTGTTGAGACGCCATCTGTATCGCTGGCTGGCGGCTCGAAGAAGGACCGCTCTACCTCCctgagcagccgcagctcgtcAAGGGGGAAAGACGCTCAAGCACTCTTGCTCCTTCATCCCCCACACCCGGAAAGGCAACATCACCAGATATGTCGTTCAAAGGAGTCTGTGACGAGCCAGGCAACCGGTGAGTCGCCAAACCAGCAACTTGTCACTGAGAAGGGCAGTACCGGGTCCACAGATCCACTACCCACGCCTCTCTTCACGGGACACCGAAGTCCCACTTCGAGGGAggtcgcctccgccgctgcctcagGGCTGCAGTCGAGCAAAATGGCttttccgcctcctccagggCAAGGCCCCCCAAAAAACATTCTTCAGGGATATCTCGCCAACCAAGAGGTAGAGAATCAGTATTACCGACACTACCAGCACCTCAACAGCAACGCGCACCCCCTCTTGGCTGGCGACCGCGCGAACCCTGCAATGCACAACGAACGCTCTGTGCATCAACAGATGTACGCGCTTGAGGAGTGGGGCGAGCCCGTTGCCGGCACTTTcggagaggcggagcagtggcggcagttTAATGAGCGGCAACGCGCAGAACTGctcgagctgcgcaagcgtATCGCCATTGCCCGCCGTCAGGATTGTACGTTGCTTGAGAGCTCACCGTCCTGGGAGACTGAGGCTCTCATGCCCACCCCCAACAGTCGTTGCCTCGCGCCGCAGCAAACCCCGATGAGAGGCAGGTACAGCAGCATGGGACCGCGATCACAAGTGGCACACCGCCAACCTGCGGTGCATGGCAAAGAGGTGAAGAGCGGCGGTGAGCAAAGCGGACCGTCTATAGGGGCATATGGGACGCCACTCTATACAGGCCACCCTGGACGTGGTCAGACATCCGTCAAAGTTGCCTACGCACCCACCACTTTGCCTAAGCCGTCGCCCTGTCTGCCTCGTTGGCCTGGGCCTACTATGTCGCCTCCGAGTCCTGACCCATGCGCCACGTCCGCTACGTATAAAGCCTCTCCTGACCGCATTGTGCagtcggcggcagcagcctctGTTGCCGACCTCTTGGGCATTCTCTGGCCTCCCCGTACCTCTGCTACAAAGCCCCCACGGCACCCCTCTCAGGTGATTGACGCTTTCTTATGTGAAAACGACATTCCGGCAATGAACCTGTACTTCTCGAATGGATCTCGGCTTACCCCAGAACAAGTGGTGCGCTTCCTCGACCTCGTTCGCGTGCAGCTGAGCATGGAGTTTCGCACGACTACAGCGTCGCAATCTCGAATGAGTCTGGTGGGGACGGCGGGGACCCCCTTTCCCGCCAGGATTCGTCAGCAAGCAGCGCCTTCCCGCTTTGCTGCGTTTGCAAAGAGTGCCGACCATATCGCTTACGTCGACCCGGCAGAGCATTACGCGTTTAGACGCCTAATTCCTCACTCATCATCGCTGACTCGCAATGGCCGCGCAGCCCCGCTTTCCGCGAAGCTTGCCGCACTGCTCCCCAAGAAGGCAGTTCGCCGCAGCCGGGTGCTGCGGGAGGTGTTTGACGTTATGGATCTCAAGCGGCAAGGCAACATTCTGCTGGATCTTCTTCCGTCGCTGGCTCGCTTGTTCGAAGTCGAGCTTACCACGATCGAGCACGCCCGTGAATCACTTCTTCGAGGTAATGCAGTGCCTCTGCAATCGTTGTTAGAATCCGCTGTGGAAAGCCGACATCAGTGCGCTGTCTCGTGGAATGGGGCACGTGGaagtgttgctgctggtgctcaGAGGGACCTTGATGCCGTTGCGGGTGGTCCTCTCGATTACGCCGGGCTCCCCCGGGACATGCGAGTGAATATAAAGTACCTCACGCAccgtctgctgctcttgtcgtTTGCGCTGAATGTCGTCATCCCAATTGTTTCGGCCAGCCGCATTCCGCTGCTCGACTTCTCCGCGTTCTGCATGATTGTCTACGCCGCTGTCGACAACGTCGATCATCCCACGGGCTCCCCGCAGGAGGAGTGGCGgcaggtggtgcagcagtacTTTATTGCGCTGGCTGCATGA
- a CDS encoding hypothetical protein (TriTrypDB/GeneDB-style sysID: LpmP.31.0680), which translates to MQQPCSDMDDATGEAYVDIRVCDLLVQQGNMPKGLDSGFPIDGLYVVLRCREEVRRTSCLWPSVSGASAKERQSSDTQPDVAAGTLEEQNEDDLVWNEMFRFVVPPALQPIAPVATPLGPHSPPSAHGGDSQGGFCAPYTLPFHPSGSSNGTDGGARGLPYGAALPMCTSAVGGIRGPDSSGFALSYSPPPSFLAIPTSPLRSAVAQPQPSGGDNSSRATEAGVGNSPSHYPSIELELWRSTPLSENLLGCYTYHLPIELMQGGYDLSTLDAVVERVVLLRTKEAPSIMGNLYGWSEHRLSLRLRVQAVGLAPLMAAWSPQQGSKAMPMTAANMTGSGAYPGPFSAGMPDGTVAGASPYAAASVYGTTFGTLNPVLANILAPLGVSMGGSAVQHVPPGGMMSISGGIGGDHLQKPGEPPFLSMLPPFQTAAPVGGRLFHPHLPGAPSATPQSPDQGILGDGDLTWQSSITQPTVYSPYGLPQKR; encoded by the coding sequence atgcagcagccgtgcagcGACATGGACGATGCGACAGGCGAGGCGTACGTGGACATTCGAGTGTGCGacctcctcgtccagcaGGGCAACATGCCAAAGGGGCTGGACAGCGGCTTCCCGATTGACGGGTTGTACGTCGTGCTTCGTTGTCGTGAAGAGGTTCGCCGCACCAGCTGTCTGTGGCCCTCTGTCTCTGGTGCATCCgcgaaggagaggcaaagcTCAGACACGCAGCCCGATGTTGCTGCGGGTACGCTCGAAGAGCAGAATGAAGATGATTTGGTGTGGAATGAGATGTTTCGCTTTGTCGTTCCCCCAGCACTGCAACCGATCGCTCCTGTTGCCACACCACTTGGTCCGCACTCCCCGCCCTCCGCACATGGCGGAGATTCTCAGGGAGGGTTCTGTGCCCCCTACACCCTTCCATTTCATccgagtggcagcagcaacggcaccgATGGCGGAGCGCGTGGCCTACCCTATGGCGCCGCACTGCCCATGTGCACGTCAGCAGTTGGCGGAATAAGGGGACCTGACAGTAGCGGATTTGCTCTCTCCTactcgccaccgccttccttCCTTGCCATCCCGACCTCCCCACTGCGCAGTGCggtcgcgcagccgcagccttCAGGGGGTGACAATAGCTCAAGAGCCACTGAGGCTGGGGTGGGGAACTCCCCTTCCCATTACCCTTCCATTGAGCTTGAactgtggcgcagcaccccGCTCTCGGAGAATCTGCTAGGCTGCTACACCTACCATCTCCCCATAGAGCTGATGCAAGGCGGATATGACCTCAGCACCCTCgacgcggtggtggagcgggTGGTTCTGCTGCGTACCAAGGAGGCGCCGAGTATAATGGGCAACCTCTATGGATGGAGCGAGCATCGGCTTagtctgcggctgcgggtGCAAGCGGTGGGACTGGCGCCTCTGATGGCTGCATGGTCGCCACAACAAGGTAGCAAGGCAATGCCGATGACGGCAGCAAATATgaccggcagcggtgcttaCCCTGGGCCCTTCTCAGCGGGTATGCCAGATGGCACTGTGGCCGGCGCGTCACCGTACGCGGCAGCCAGCGTCTACGGCACAACCTTTGGCACGCTGAATCCGGTACTGGCAAACATCCTCGCCCCCCTTGGTGTGTCCATGGGGGGAAGCGCTGTGCAGCACGTGCCACCCGGTGGGATGATGTCGATTTCTGGAGGCATAGGCGGTGATCATCTGCAGAAGCCCGGGGAGCCGCCTTTCTTATCCATGCTCCCTCCATTCCAAACCGCCGCCCCTGTGGGGGGCAGACTGTTTCACCCACATCTTCCCGGGGCGCCATCAGCGACTCCCCAGTCCCCTGATCAAGGCATCCTTGGCGATGGCGACTTGACGTGGCAATCGAGCATCACTCAGCCGACTGTGTACTCTCCGTATGGATTGCCGCAGAAACGCTAG
- a CDS encoding hypothetical protein (TriTrypDB/GeneDB-style sysID: LpmP.31.0700): protein MESGASKLYSHSGMTVTLHEGPALEVVSRTSEPSYPTYNDSFNAWKVVPHLNLYGGFDASLTSATTPDGEASLFAPVKPQQRRQQRSYRLVTPPSCNEETLSDTDTEVHWHRPPLQSVLTPPAVSKIEPTTPETKATHSSNGGSADVEEKNKKEEYRD, encoded by the coding sequence ATGGAGAGTGGTGCGTCGAAATTGTACTCACACAGCGGCATGACGGTGACGTTACATGAGGGGCCTGCGCTGGAGGTAGTTTCGCGCACCTCTGAGCCTTCCTATCCTACCTACAATGACAGCTTCAACGCGTGGAAGGTGGTGCCGCATCTGAATCTCTACGGCGGCTTTGATGCCAGCCTTACAAGCGCCACCACACCCGATGGCGAAGCTTCCCTCTTTGCACCAGTGAAGCCTCAGCAGCGGAGACAACAACGATCGTACCGACTGGTTACTCCTCCTTCATGCAATGAGGAGACGCTGAGCGACACCGACACAGAGGTACACTGGCATCGACCACCACTACAGTCAGTGCTCACTCCACCCGCCGTCTCGAAGATAGAGCCGACGACACCCGAGACGAAGgccacacacagcagcaacggcggcagcgcagacgtcgaggagaagaacaaaaaagaggaatACAGGGATTAA
- a CDS encoding hypothetical protein (TriTrypDB/GeneDB-style sysID: LpmP.31.0710), whose amino-acid sequence MLHSVTIDNLRRFRILFAGVILLVSGSTQGIHSVFGVLHLQQAYQFNARSMAIVYLSGVSVGLFTLPFGALYDWFGPRVVVALGSVIAALGHLLFVLTFGGHIPPTVLNCAVFYAMMCWGCYALNVAVLPAVLTHMPRDRGQPTGLLQTFTGLGASVFACLFRGFFKDDFAHLMWFMFAVTLAAGAGGVTEREELCTPFPSCPLESLNMTHCTALCTVAPSCLFCFLLTPSFPFSRILTSPALPLCFEWHFLALA is encoded by the coding sequence ATGCTTCACTCAGTGACAATCGACAACCTACGGCGCTTCCGCATCCTCTTCGCCGGTGTGATTCTCTTGGTCAGCGGCTCCACGCAGGGGATCCACTCCGTCTTTGGGGTACTGCACCTTCAGCAGGCGTACCAGTTCAACGCACGATCCATGGCCATTGTCTACCTCAGCGGCGTCTCCGTCGGCCTGTTCACCCTGCCGTTCGGCGCGCTGTACGACTGGTTCGGGCcgcgcgtggtggtggcgctcggCAGCGTCATTGCGGCGCTTGGCCACCTGCTCTTTGTCCTCACCTTTGGCGGTCACATACCGCCCACGGTGTTGAACTGCGCCGTGTTCTACGCCATGATGTGCTGGGGCTGCTACGCGCTGAACGTGGCCGTGCTGCCCGCGGTGCTGACGCACATGCCGCGCGACCGCGGCCAGCCGACggggctgctgcagacgTTCACCGGGCTTGGCGCGTCTGTCTTTGCGTGCCTGTTCCGCGGCTTCTTCAAGGACGACTTCGCGCACCTCATGTGGTTCATGTTCGCGGTGACACTTGCCGCCGGTGCTGGTGGAGTAACCGAAAGGGAGGAATTGTGTacgccctttccctcctgcCCGCTTGAATCTTTGAACATGACGCACTGTACGGCACTCTGCACCGTTGCCCCTTCATGCCTGTTTTGCTTCCTACTTACCCCTTCATTTCCATTCTCTCGCATTCTCACCTCTCCTGCTTTACCCCTTTGCTTTGAGTGGCATTTCCTGGCTCTGGCGTAA
- a CDS encoding ATP-dependent zinc metallopeptidase, putative (TriTrypDB/GeneDB-style sysID: LpmP.31.0690), with protein MATIRRLSYADRLHRHLRVPPHLEDSQKLDALLHTLCRRPTRSVSSTACHRWGVLLSKSNDSKGSGGSGRDSSRGEDDGAGEEGEDKPEDWIVPRTCLFVITMIAITAVLYQLAQPSGTHTGWASLNKHAGEIKAAVLYDNYLQVYMDDAKVYLGLLNDQDTQRHMDELADNYRAARLQAVETQQRQSEKTHTDDEEQEHGNKLPTAVDRPVELEVTRKGRPYAETALVGVGAFAWVVPFIFFPVFVMFLSQYIGKSMSYAVEATKGRTKTKEMAFRVETASNTRFRDIAGMREPKKEITEIVDFLRHPERYTKLGAKIPTGAILLGPPGTGKTLLAKAVAGESGVGFIPAIGSDFVELYVGMGALRVRQLFKEARKQRCIVYIDEIDAIGLKRQGAGHGEKQEQEQTLNELLTQLDGFSTGRRGDVMVLASSNVAQEVLDPALIRPGRFDRIIHVDTPVISERIDIFKVHLSKLKLTSDDAHGDSAAATTATAAAAEGDAAGVGASAEPPLAVPASTETSLVLSQVKTEKECETEEEDAEKSGSSAAVPREAKRIPSGTHSSSAHEFDFRSLLMQKSERERALIDAYAQRMSNLCPGFVGADIANVCNEAAILAARERAHHVDISHLERSIDRVLAGIEHRSRALSDFEKNVVAHHEAGHAVAGWFLNRADPLMKVSIVPRGGSALGYAQYLPNENFTRTAKEIRDSISVTLGGRAAEEIFFNHLSTGASDDLRKVGRLAYQYISSFAPGSVYPPPGSSSTRLVKPFGVDKANDFDRRAKKVVDEVYADTLALLTKHKDDMKKLADHLLKHELLTYADVVHYLGERTTRQSDKKKGV; from the coding sequence ATGGCGACCATTCGGCGCCTCTCCTATGCGGACcggctgcaccgccatcTCCGTGTGCCTCCTCACCTGGAAGACAGCCAGAAGCTTGACGCTCTCCTTCACACCCTTTGTCGGCGGCCCACCCGCAGCGTCTCGAGCACGGCCTGTCATAGGTGGGGTGTCCTACTGAGCAAGAGCAACGATAGCAAaggaagcggcggcagtggcagggacagcagcagaggtgaggACGATGgggcaggagaagagggggaggacaaGCCGGAGGACTGGATCGTGCCACGCACCTGCCTCTTTGTCATCACCATGATCGCTATTACGGCAGTGCTGTATCAACTGGCGCAGCCGAgcggcacgcacacgggcTGGGCCTCGTTGAACAAGCACGCGGGTGAGAtcaaggcggcggtgctgtacGACAACTACTTGCAGGTGTACATGGATGACGCCAAGGTGTACCTGGGACTTCTCAACGACCAGGACACGCAGCGCCACATGGACGAGCTGGCGGATAACTACCGCGCTGCTCGACTGCAGGCGGtggagacgcagcagcggcagagtgAGAAGACCCACACAGACGACGAAGAGCAGGAGCACGGCAACAAGCTGCCCACGGCCGTCGACAGACCTGTAGAGCTTGAGGTGACCAGGAAGGGTCGACCATATGCCGAGACGGCACTAGTTGGGGTCGGTGCCTTTGCTTGGGTGGTGCCGTTTATCTTCTTCCCGGTGTTTGTCATGTTCCTCTCGCAGTACATCGGCAAGTCGATGAGCTACGCAGTGGAGGCGACGAAGGGGAGGACGAAGACGAAGGAAATGGCCTTCCGCGTCGAGACAGCTTCGAACACGCGCTTCCGCGACATTGCCGGGATGAGGGAGCCGAAGAAGGAGATCACCGAGATTGTGGACTTCCTGCGCCACCCGGAGCGATACACGAAGCTAGGCGCGAAGATCCCCACAGGCGCCATCCTGCTCGGACCACCCGGCACTGGCAAGACGCTGCTCGCGAAGGCTGTGGCAGGGGAGAGCGGGGTCGGCTTTATCCCGGCGATCGGCTCTGACTTCGTCGAGCTCTACGTCGGCATGGGTGCGCTgcgggtgcggcagctgttCAAAGAGGCGCGcaagcagcgatgcatcgtTTACATCGACGAGATCGATGCGATAGGCCTGAAGCGGCAGGGGGCAGGTCATGGAGAGAAGCAGGAACAGGAGCAGACCCTAAACGAACTGCTCACTCAGCTGGACGGCTTCAGCACCGGGCGACGCGGCGATGTGATGGTGCTGGCCTCCAGCAAcgtggcgcaggaggtgtTGGACCCGGCCCTAATCCGTCCAGGCCGCTTTGACCGCATCATTCACGTCGACACGCCAGTAATCTCCGAGCGCATCGACATCTTCAAAGTCCACCTCAGCAAACTGAAGCTCACCTCTGATGACGCTCACGGCGACTCAGCTgcggcaacaacagcaacggcagcagcagcggagggagacgctgcaggtgTTGGTGCTTCAGCTGAGCCGCCATTAGCGGTGCCGGCTTCCACGGAGACAAGTCTCGTTCTGTCGCAGGtgaagacagagaaggaatGTGAgactgaggaggaggacgcagAAAAGAGCGGGAgtagcgcagcagtgccaagAGAGGCCAAGAGAATCCCCTCCggcacccacagcagcagcgctcacGAGTTCGACTTCCGTTCCCTTCTCATGCAGAAGTCTGAGAGGGAGCGGGCGTTGATTGACGCATACGCGCAACGCATGAGCAACCTCTGCCCAGGCTTCGTTGGTGCCGACATCGCGAATGTCTGCAACGAAGCCGCCATCCTTGCCGCGCGGGAAAGGGCCCACCACGTTGACATCAGCCACCTTGAGCGCTCGATTGACCGCGTGCTCGCCGGAATTGAGCACCGCAGCCGTGCGCTCTCCGATTTCGAAAAGAATGTCGTTGCGCACCACGAGGCGGGTCACGCGGTGGCCGGCTGGTTTCTCAACCGCGCCGATCCGCTAATGAAGGTGTCCATTGTGCCACGCGGTGGATCCGCGCTGGGCTACGCGCAGTATCTGCCCAACGAGAACTTCACCCGCACGGCGAAGGAGATTCGCGACTCGATCAGCGTGACGCTCGGCGGACgagcggcggaggagatCTTCTTCAATCATCTCTCCACCGGCGCCTCGGACGACCTCCGCAAGGTAGGGCGGTTGGCTTATCAGTACATCTCGTCTTTCGCCCCCGGCTCCGTGTATCCGCCccctggcagcagcagcacccgccTGGTGAAGCCGTTTGGCGTGGACAAGGCAAACGATTTTGACCGTCGTGCAAAAAAGGTAGTGGACGAGGTCTACGCTGAtacgctggcgctgctgacgaaGCACAAGGACGACATGAAGAAGTTGGCTGACCATCTGCTGAAGCACGAGCTGCTCACCTACGCGGACGTCGTGCACTACCTCGGCGAGCGCACCACTCGGCAGAGCGACAAAAAGAAGGGTGTCTAG
- a CDS encoding hypothetical protein (TriTrypDB/GeneDB-style sysID: LpmP.31.0670) encodes MGRVELTVCAARRLHDCQLIGLPDPFVRLTMGEKRYKTQVVKNDLNPEWNETFRFQIADEMSDQIRLEVWNKGTYNDDLMGYYTLSLGGLTKGVVKDQWHMLEKSKTQAELHVRLLAVDFGSIPKPEEMWMVTTDINRDPIKRAMEDGTWHPGQKTAPPPTGPPQFQQQQPQTQGVQYVSTSPQQVQYVAQPQPVQYVPLPLQYAQPQPLPGYYQPYPPPQQLGYYPPGPLPPQQPAYYQQVPPPSQQGYYAQPPPQGYAPQPYYHY; translated from the coding sequence ATGGGCAGGGTTGAGCTGACGGTGTGTGCAGCGCGAAGGCTGCACGACTGCCAGCTGATTGGCCTGCCGGACCCCTTTGTGCGACTCACCATGGGTGAAAAGAGGTACAAGACGCAGGTGGTGAAGAACGACCTCAACCCGGAGTGGAACGAGACGTTTCGCTTTCAAATCGCGGACGAAATGAGCGATCAAATTCGCCTGGAGGTGTGGAACAAGGGCACGTACAACGATGACCTCATGGGGTACTACACGCTGTCCCTCGGAGGCCTCACAAAGGGCGTTGTGAAGGACCAGTGGCACATGCTGGAAAAGTCCAAGACACAGGCAGAGCTGCATGTGCGCCTGTTGGCGGTCGACTTTGGTTCAATTCCCAAGCCGGAAGAGATGTGGATGGTGACAACAGATATCAACCGCGATCCGATAAAGCGCGCAATGGAGGACGGCACGTGGCATCCTGGGCAGAAgaccgcaccaccgccgaccgGTCCGCCGCAgttccagcagcagcaaccacaGACCCAAGGAGTGCAATACGTCTCCACGTCGCCACAGCAAGTTCAGTATGttgcacagccgcagcccGTGCAGTATGTACCGCTTCCCCTCCAATACGCCCAGCCGCAACCGCTGCCAGGCTACTATCAGCCCTACCCgcccccgcagcagctgggtTACTACCCACCCGGCCccctgccaccgcagcagcctgcCTATTATCAGCAAGTGCCACCACCGAGCCAGCAAGGATACTatgcgcagccgcctccacAAGGCTACGCACCACAGCCGTACTATCACTATTAG